The genomic region TTATAATAGTCGTGATATTACTTTAAGGAGGGAATATGGCTACGAAGAAAACTTCAAAGAAAGCCCCAGTTAAAGCCGCAGAAAAGAAAACCGCTGCCGCTAAAACTGAAACCAAAACGACCGTAAAGCGCGTCGTTGCTGAATCTACCGCTAAAAGCAAGCGTGTCGAACTAGATTCTAAATTACCAAACAACTTAATTAACATCATTATTGCGGAAGTTATCGGTACGTTCATTTTGACACTTGCCGCATTATTCGCATCAGATATTTTGTCATCAATGTACGTCGGTTTTGCGTTGATGTTCATCGTTGCAATCATCGGCAACATTTCTGGCGCACACGTAAACCCAGCTGTCACATTTGGTCTATGGACAATGCGTAGGCTAAAGACTGTACTTGTTCCATTTTACTGGGGTGCACAATTCCTCGGTGCAATGGCAGCTATCGTGCTTGTTGGTTCATTAACAAACGGCGGATTTGCCCTAAGCTTCGACCAATTCACTGCGTTCTCTTGGAACATCTTCGCGATGGAATTAGTCGGTACCGCTGTATTTGTATTTGGTATTGCCGCAGTTTTGCAGCGCAAAGAAATCAAAGCAGCTGGTCAAGCTTTTGGAATTGGCTTGGCATTGATGATTGGTCTTGTCGTATCTGGCTCAATCTCTTCATACATTAAAAGTACTGCTATTGCAAAAATCCAAAAAGATCAAAGCACTACTCAAACTGAGAAAAACGGCCGCACTTACCCACGCGAGATCTACATCTCAGGCGCAACTTTGAACCCAGCAGTTTCTTTGGCTATTACAGAGAAAACCGACTCTCAACTACGTAGCAACGGAGTATTGCCAGCTGAAGGCGAAAAAAGCTATTCACGCTTTAGTCTGGAAGTAATTGCCGCTACCCTAATCGGCGCAACATTAGGTGGTAACTTATTTCTACTCGTCAATTACCGAAACAAAGACGAAGAATAGATTATAACTTCACAATAAAATATCCCGCTTAATCGGCGGGGTATTTTTTATGTCAATCTTCCTGAGTCGGCCGATCAATCAGCTCCGGCTGAGCTTGGTTATCTCCACCAGAAATTCGCACGACATCCTTATCGATCTTCCCC from Candidatus Nanosynbacter sp. HMT-352 harbors:
- a CDS encoding MIP/aquaporin family protein, with product MATKKTSKKAPVKAAEKKTAAAKTETKTTVKRVVAESTAKSKRVELDSKLPNNLINIIIAEVIGTFILTLAALFASDILSSMYVGFALMFIVAIIGNISGAHVNPAVTFGLWTMRRLKTVLVPFYWGAQFLGAMAAIVLVGSLTNGGFALSFDQFTAFSWNIFAMELVGTAVFVFGIAAVLQRKEIKAAGQAFGIGLALMIGLVVSGSISSYIKSTAIAKIQKDQSTTQTEKNGRTYPREIYISGATLNPAVSLAITEKTDSQLRSNGVLPAEGEKSYSRFSLEVIAATLIGATLGGNLFLLVNYRNKDEE